In one Streptomyces marincola genomic region, the following are encoded:
- a CDS encoding glycerate kinase family protein, translated as MPPYRFAVAPSGLKESLSASAAADAIAEGLLRAAPGAEIDLLPLVDGGEGTAEALAAASGGRLVPRVATGPVGVPVASHFALLDGTAVVEMAAVAGLSLVPREQRDPGATTTYGVGELIAAALDTGVRRILIGCGDSGTSDGGAGALQALGARLLDAQGRELPRGGSALRRLHRIDARGLDPRLAEAEILVACNPFNVLCGPRGVARVFGPQKGAGPALVEQLSEALDHWADVLARDLGPVGIDLRTGAGTGASGGLGAGLAAVGARLLPRFDVLLDHVDLDARLARADLVVTAEGALDRQSSRGKIPGEVARRAKALGTPVLALAGTIGEGVHEARLIGVDAWSGILPAPVALPEALARGGEFLADAAERALRMVLLGSRLARAAGPAPSPAHP; from the coding sequence ATCCCCCCTTACCGTTTCGCCGTGGCGCCGAGCGGCCTCAAGGAGTCGCTGTCCGCGTCGGCCGCCGCCGACGCCATCGCCGAGGGGCTGCTGCGCGCCGCGCCGGGCGCCGAGATCGACCTGCTGCCGCTCGTGGACGGCGGCGAGGGAACCGCCGAGGCCCTGGCGGCCGCGTCGGGCGGCCGGCTCGTGCCGCGCGTGGCGACCGGGCCCGTCGGCGTGCCGGTCGCCAGCCACTTCGCCCTGCTGGACGGAACGGCCGTGGTCGAGATGGCCGCGGTCGCGGGCCTCTCCCTGGTGCCCCGGGAGCAGCGGGACCCCGGCGCGACCACGACCTACGGCGTCGGTGAACTCATCGCCGCCGCGCTCGACACGGGCGTGCGGCGCATCCTCATCGGCTGCGGCGACTCCGGCACCTCCGACGGCGGCGCGGGCGCGCTCCAGGCGCTCGGCGCGCGGCTGCTCGACGCGCAGGGGCGTGAACTGCCGCGCGGCGGGAGCGCGTTGCGGCGCCTGCACCGCATCGACGCCCGGGGGCTCGACCCCCGGCTGGCCGAGGCCGAGATCCTGGTCGCGTGCAACCCGTTCAACGTGCTGTGCGGCCCGCGCGGCGTCGCCCGCGTCTTCGGGCCGCAGAAGGGCGCGGGCCCCGCCCTGGTCGAGCAGTTGTCCGAGGCCCTCGACCACTGGGCCGACGTCCTCGCGCGCGACCTGGGGCCCGTGGGCATCGACCTGCGCACGGGCGCGGGGACCGGCGCGTCCGGCGGGCTGGGCGCCGGCCTGGCCGCCGTGGGCGCCCGCCTGCTGCCGCGTTTCGACGTCCTGCTCGACCACGTCGACCTCGACGCGCGCCTGGCCCGCGCGGACCTCGTGGTCACGGCGGAGGGAGCGCTCGACCGGCAGTCCTCGCGGGGGAAGATCCCCGGTGAGGTGGCCCGCCGCGCGAAGGCCCTGGGCACACCGGTGCTCGCCCTGGCCGGAACCATCGGCGAGGGCGTCCACGAGGCGCGGCTGATCGGCGTGGACGCGTGGAGCGGCATCCTGCCCGCGCCGGTCGCGCTGCCGGAAGCCCTCGCGCGCGGCGGCGAGTTCCTGGCCGACGCGGCGGAACGGGCCCTGCGCATGGTGCTGCTCGGCAGCCGCCTGGCCCGCGCCGCGGGCCCCGCCCCCTCGCCCGCGCACCCCTGA
- a CDS encoding SLC13 family permease, with amino-acid sequence MTLTLRQTVALCVTLSFCGLLLVPRNFPELSGDARVTLIVFALATCAWIASPIDDTYVALGAGLALTVTGVTSADALFGTLGDATIWLLICAFVLAAAVGASGLAGRAAVFLVSGARTVRQLVHLTTAALVVSAFAVPATSGRAALALPVFLALAKALADRKRLVVAMALLFPTVILLSAVATLIGAGAHLITVSVLWETTGERVGFHDWLLLGLPLAVVSSHLAAEAVLLTTTRRADRRGPVHVDAEEIQRHSDRPVTGRLSQTEMRVAALLATVVALWCSEPLHGASPAVVALIGAVVVTAPAVGTIRLKDALATVPWSLLLFMAATMAMGVALADSGAAAWLISGLPQDAVPAWAFLGVVVAVSTAAHLVLQSRSARSSVLVPLVVAAALATGVDPVAAALASTAAAGFCHTLPASAKPVALFADVPGTPTYTPGDLLRLSAVLAPLTAALVLLFALAVWPVFGVTP; translated from the coding sequence CGCTGAGCTTCTGCGGGCTGCTGCTCGTTCCGCGCAACTTCCCGGAACTGTCCGGCGACGCACGCGTGACCCTCATCGTCTTCGCCCTCGCGACCTGTGCGTGGATCGCCTCGCCGATCGACGACACCTACGTGGCGCTCGGCGCCGGTCTCGCGTTGACGGTGACCGGTGTCACCAGCGCGGACGCCCTGTTCGGCACCCTGGGCGACGCGACGATATGGCTGCTGATCTGCGCTTTCGTGCTGGCCGCCGCGGTCGGGGCGAGCGGCCTCGCGGGCCGGGCCGCCGTGTTCCTGGTCAGCGGCGCGCGAACGGTGCGGCAGCTGGTGCACCTGACGACGGCCGCCCTGGTCGTCTCGGCCTTCGCGGTGCCCGCCACCTCGGGCCGCGCGGCGCTCGCGCTCCCGGTGTTCCTGGCCCTGGCCAAAGCCCTGGCCGACCGCAAACGGCTGGTCGTGGCCATGGCCCTGCTCTTCCCCACCGTCATCCTGCTCTCCGCGGTCGCCACGCTCATCGGCGCCGGCGCCCACCTGATCACCGTGTCCGTGCTGTGGGAGACCACGGGGGAACGCGTCGGGTTCCACGACTGGCTGCTGCTCGGCCTGCCGCTCGCCGTGGTGTCCTCGCACCTGGCCGCCGAGGCCGTGCTGCTCACCACCACCCGCAGGGCCGACCGGCGCGGCCCAGTCCACGTCGACGCCGAGGAGATCCAGCGGCACTCCGACCGGCCCGTGACCGGCCGGCTCTCGCAGACCGAGATGCGCGTGGCCGCGCTGCTGGCGACCGTGGTCGCCCTGTGGTGCAGTGAACCGCTGCACGGCGCGTCCCCCGCCGTCGTCGCCCTGATCGGCGCCGTGGTCGTCACCGCCCCCGCGGTGGGCACGATACGGCTCAAGGACGCGCTGGCCACGGTGCCGTGGTCGCTCCTGCTGTTCATGGCCGCGACCATGGCGATGGGGGTGGCGCTCGCCGACTCGGGCGCCGCCGCCTGGCTCATCTCCGGGCTGCCGCAGGACGCCGTGCCCGCGTGGGCGTTCCTCGGCGTCGTCGTCGCCGTCAGCACCGCGGCCCACCTGGTGCTCCAGTCCCGCTCCGCGCGCTCCAGCGTACTGGTGCCGCTCGTGGTGGCCGCCGCCCTGGCCACCGGGGTCGACCCGGTCGCCGCCGCGCTGGCCTCGACTGCGGCGGCCGGCTTCTGCCACACGCTGCCCGCCTCCGCCAAACCGGTCGCCCTGTTCGCCGACGTGCCGGGCACGCCGACGTACACCCCGGGTGACCTGCTGCGCCTGTCCGCGGTGCTCGCGCCGCTGACGGCCGCTCTCGTCCTGCTGTTCGCCCTGGCCGTCTGGCCGGTCTTCGGCGTCACCCCCTGA